A window of the Apostichopus japonicus isolate 1M-3 chromosome 8, ASM3797524v1, whole genome shotgun sequence genome harbors these coding sequences:
- the LOC139970452 gene encoding uncharacterized protein: MGQGFLKEGMWPCVYKAQVRSVMEYASLSWMSASPTTLGLLDSIQKKALRIIGTSEEKARTELNISSLHQRRQVAAATVLYKMHTNSCPPDLKAMLPKPFVARRATRSSLSMPGHAFTVPVSRTVSTCRTFFYSTVQVWNSLPDSVVGDISDNGAQSFKCRVHQYLTSCA; encoded by the coding sequence ATGGGTCAAGGATTCTTAAAGGAAGGGATGTGGCCATGTGTCTACAAGGCTCAGGTCCGTAGCGTGATGGAGTATGCCTCTCTTTCATGGATGAGTGCCTCGCCCACCACCTTAGGACTACTTGACTCGATCCAGAAGAAGGCCCTTCGCATCATAGGCACAAGTGAGGAGAAAGCACGAACTGAGTTGAACATCTCATCTCTTCACCAAAGACGTCAGGTGGCAGCAGCGACTGTTCTCTATAAGATGCACACCAACTCGTGCCCACCTGACCTAAAGGCAATGCTACCAAAACCCTTTGTAGCTAGACGAGCTACACGCTCTAGCTTGTCAATGCCCGGCCATGCTTTCACAGTACCAGTTTCGAGGACAGTCTCCACTTGCAGGACCTTCTTTTACTCTACAGTACAAGTATGGAACAGCCTACCAGATAGCGTAGTTGGTGATATTTCTGACAACGGTGCTCAGTCCTTCAAGTGCAGGGTGCATCAGTATCTTACTTCCTGTGCCTGA